The Anopheles merus strain MAF unplaced genomic scaffold, AmerM5.1 LNR4000037, whole genome shotgun sequence genome contains the following window.
GGTGACTAAGcgcgtaaaaaaaacaaaactgcacacaTAACGTAAGCGGCATACTTACACACACTCTTCGGTGACCCGGTCAGATTGTGCGGTATGGTGTACATCGCAAACTTGGGCAGCTGACGGGTCAGTTCAAACACGTGAAACTGCACACTGCTCGGGTAGCCGACGAACGCTTTGATGTGAATGTCCTGCGCATTGTCCTTGAGCGTCTTGAGCGGTATCAGTATGCGCGAAACGTCCTTCGTCAGGTGCGCGATCAGCGATTCCTCCTTGAACAGCTGATCGGCAAAGATCAACACGCCACGGATCGTGGTCGAGTTGTTGGTCGACACGGTGATGTCGATGTTCATATCGTTGCTATCGTAGCTGGTGGAAATGCCGATCTGTAGCCGCGTGTTGGACGGTATGATGCCGACGTTGTCCGGCACACTCTGCACCAGATTGCTTTCGCTCGTGTTGCTCAGGATTTCCTTGTTGTACTTGATGTTGTTTTCGTAGTGcttcagctcgagcagcagttTCTGCTTCTGAGTCAGCAGAGCGTTCATTTCCTCATCGGCAACGTTGTGCAGCGTTAGCATGTTGAAATAAATAGAATTATTTGCTTTGCTGTATTTTGGACTCTTTTGACCAGCACACCCGTAACCACTTGACCGgtagttttgtttgtgattgcGTAAAAAAGCATACCTAGGCAGCCCTGTTGCGATTAATAATGATATTCTagtgtaaaataaatgtttcgaTCGACTTTATATTGAATAGATTACTTAAAATACATACTTTTTTAACAACGAGAATACGTAAATTACAGCATTACTGCCGGTTAGAATGATTATTAAAGAACATAAATtaactttaaaaatattatttttagaaaCTTCTATGCCTTAATATAATTCTCAAATGAGCAGTCCTTCCTGGTCGATCTTCATGAATAATATACATAAATTCCTAAAATCATCTTTACAATTCTTCCTTTTTCACCACAAACCACGGGCAGAGACGATCACAAGGGAGACGATCTGCATCTCGCTACGTAGTATCTATTGCCATTGCCGGGTTTATCTCAATTaaaccagttttttttaagtgacccaaattgattgtttttccatttctACAATTATTGTCACAGCGAGAGTCCATGTTAGgagaatattaataaaaataaacacaccgaCGCCTACAAGGCAGGACGTGGTTCAAATCTTATTCACAAACAGCATACTGTCATGACTGACCGACTATACCCTGGTGTGGAGTTAAGCatgttgtgagttatattagATAACCATATTATTGATATTAGAAACCATAgcttttataataattttaatcttaTCAATTGTTCATACATGTAAAGgagcaattaaattatttcactAATACACAATATAtgttatttgaatatttcgtAGACTGTTAAAATATACattgaaatgcaaaacattGCCCCATATACGTACCATTGCCGCCAACGATCAGCGTATTGCCCGGTTGGTTTGCGTAGCCACCGATCACGGCAGACCGTACGCCCTCGTGGAAATCTCTCTGAAACATGTTACAATTTTCATCCACATGGTACGCTGaaaacagacagacagaaagCAAAACGATGCAACCCACACGGTTGCAATCCAGCAGTTGAAGTTACTTTCTATAAAACGGTCGCTGCACTCGACACGGCCACCTACCTAGCACATGCGAAGGACTTCCAATCACCAGCACGTCGCGTTCGTCGTCCTTCTTCAGCCGCCCGGCCACGATCGCCCGTATCGGAAAGTTCATGTTAAGCAGTGCGATGTCATTTTTGATTTCCGAAATCGAGAGCTTCGAGTTTTGCAGCCCGTAGCGTTTGTGGGGCGTGTGGATTAGAATCTGTCCGGACGGGGTGGAAGAGGTGGATGAGAGGGTTGAGAAAGTCATGCACAATCAGCAGAGCGGAAATCGATCACACTCAAGATCGTTTCGATTCGTGATGATGGTAGTGTGAACGAAGCGCGTGCAGCAATCGAGCGCAACTCTCCGGTTTTGGTACACAGACGGTGAACTAGTTTTCACGAGTCTCCTTTTGGCCGAGGGTCACACTACCATCACACACATAGCATAGGGTGCGCAAAGGCAAGCTCCTACCTTGTCCGCCGTTGTGACCATGGTCAAACAGGAATGGATCCCGTCGTACTTCCCGCAGGTCACCAGCTTTTCGAACACTTTGTAGTTGAGGGAGAACGAAAATACGGGTTTGGTGGATATGTCCATTGCGATGGGATTTGGCaaaccacaaagaaaaaacTTCCACTGCACCAGCAGTCAAGACgtttgtgattgttttttatCGGGCAGGAAGTTTTCGCTACGATTTGTTTGTACATTGATTCGCGCCATGGAAACCGTCCGCCTTGACGGTGATGGAGTCGCTCATGCGCACTCTAGCGTGTTGACATACCTGTTGATAATGGATTCCGATGATCTGGTGCTTTTGGAAGCAACAGGTGATATTGCTGGTGATTTGAATGtgatgtgttttatttaagAGATGACATTATGATTCTTTTAAGGAAATGATGCATCATTGATCGAAGCGAGTAAACTCTTCTGAGCAGGTTACACATTTACAAATGAAATTGGTGACGGTGTGAATTGGTTTTAGAGTATAACAAAGTAAACTTACAAAAATTCtctcaaaaaaaatcaattttactaattctgttttttaaattatttttgtacTATTATTTCTCAAAAGTCACCATCGTTtagcttttttattataaatgttttatttgatgATTGAAGATTTAGATTACTATCTCGTTTTAGAAAATTatatttccatacaaaatttattaatttcactCATATTTGTTGTCCGTGGCATTTATTCTCTTCTACTTCGTTAGAAATGGAATGTTGTAGCTGATTCAAACCGATCAATCGTTGAACGCAATGAACCAACCGACAAGTGAATCGCCTTGTTCATCCGGCTAAAGGTCGAAAACGAAAATGTGAATGAATTTCGAACATCAAGCTGCCAGTACACGACCACCATGTTTGTTTGAAAGCGTATCAATAATCATTAAATCTatcaaaaatataatttttaacacttttaaAGAAAATCTTTTAAATTACATAACATTTAAAAAGAGCTGCGGAAGTATCTTTCAATTCATAATTAGAATTTTGATTATGTTATTAGCTATaacatttcaacaatttaagttgtttttattgcttacATTTAGTTTGAAATATTCTAGTCTGTTAACTTAAagatgtttatttaaaaaaataaggaGAATAGTCCTATGGCTGGAATTAGACGAACTGAGATCCCAGGTCTGGTGACGATTGAATGTGCCAAGATAAGATATGTTTTATCAATTGgcaaatcaaattatttatttcacatagttcatgcaaaataaaatacaaaacttgTCTCTCGACACAACAAGTGTACTCACTCTAACAAGTGTActagaaaaagtaaaattatCGGTTCGCGCTACCTCGAAAATCTCAGGAATACCGAAGTTGGGTATCTCTGTGAAATAGCAGGCGCGATTGGAGGCGCGGAAGATTTGAccaactgttctacaactgttataaacTGTCTTCAACTCAGTAAATACATTGAAAGATGAATTCAAACTTACTTGAGCAACTGTTAAAAGGTTAAAAGGTTATTTGTATGGtttctaaaaaaataattacttcTTTtatctttggctcaacaaccgttgtagGTCAAGACCTCCATGTATCCATAgtaggcttggctttcagtggctTATGGATTACCATAGCATGATAGTCGGGACCCCATACGTTCCCATACTCGGTACATTCTGAGCTTAAACTTATCCTAGAATTTGAAATGAACGGTATCTTTACCACAAGATTACTTTTATAGATGAACGATCGCTGAATCGATTAATTTGGTAGGATTTCAACAGTTTTTACACGTATTATTTTATGTGATTTCAcactttcaaaaatattaaataaagtttaaaaaaacacacacacaatattaAATCGAAATTTGATGGAAAcgaaaatattaaacataGCACTTCTGTAACAAACATTCAGTTTTCATTTGTGttggcaataaaaaaatatctctaGCCACAGCAAGAGGGGCATCGGGCTGTGTAAATAAATTCTTCGACGCGTGTTCCTGTTGTGCATGTTTGACATTTGAGCTGTAGATCGTTTCAATTTGCGAACTTTCTTACCCCTGCTCAAGTGTAAAGTTTCGAAACGGGGATCTTTTGCATGAGAATGGCAGACGTAAGCGAAAGTAGCATTCGTGGTATTCTATTTCACTGTTCCTTACTGATTTAACTCGTCTATGACAAATGATGATGAGTTGTGATTTAACTAGAGAAAATACCTCACTATAGAGATCCTCTTCTTTGTAGGCGATCAAAACattgaaacagaaaaaatatttttctttcaaaactattacTAGTAAAAAGATATATCTCCGACCcaattttgttgtttcctAAATTAATAGGAAACAAACTTATGAATAACACATATTTTTCTAATATGATATCCAATGTTTATTACAGTCTTAGTTTATCGATTATTTTACTTGCTTGCGAATGTGTACCCCGATACATCAGTATGATGTCATTGTAATCAGATGCGTCACACAGTTCAATTCTCCAACAACCGttgaaattcaaatgaaaGTCCCTTGAGGTTCGTTTAGcggattcttcttttttaagcAACAGTATTACTTCTGCGTCGAAGTCGTCTCTCTTCGATTCCATACCAAAGTAGGAAACCATGTAGAAAAAACCAGCATGTAGACGTGGGACAAAATGTCTTCTCGCTTGCTCGGTGTGTACTGCAGATGAACCAAACACGGGCGCAAATTGGATTGTTTCCGCGAATGGGAGGACCAAATTTTCCTCGATGTGCTTTCCTCTCCGGAGAAGCCGATATGATTTTGCAAGACCGAAGTATATTAGATGTGCTGTTTTGCAGGCCTTATCACGACCTATGAGACCATTGTTTGGCTGTTGGCTGCAGTGCACGAAGTCTAGCTCGTGAAAAGCCTTCAGCTTGTCGAGCAACTGCAACACATGTAGCACATCAATGTGCCAGAACCATTCACAAGCTTTCGTCAGTTGCCCATGGATTTTGCACTCTACTTTTAAGACTTTTTGCGTCTTATCATTCGATATTTGAATGGccatgttttcgttttttcccgGCGTTGATCCTTTTCGCCCAGAATCTGATAATTACTTAACTGAGTGCTAAGTTTTACCACCATCGACTTGTTGattgcgttgttttgttgtggtgAGGTTCAACTGAAACAGCGATTAcaattaaagaaaattaatacaaTAATTAGCGTATAAAAGCAGTGAAAAGAGACACATGTATCATCAAGCAACAGTATGAAAATTTTAAGCATTCTgactgaaaaataaaacttttttctttccgAGAACACATTGTTGATACACAACTATTGGTATGATTAATTATATAACTTTTAGTAATTTTATTACATAACACAatatattataatttatttttcttaattatATAGTGTTCACTTTGTGAAAGGGGTTTCTCCTAAAACTGGCTCACTAAACTGTTCCATTATAATGGTAACCGACATTCAACAATCGTTTACGAGCATTATTTGTAGTTTAACGATCACATACAGATTTTCGCAGCTCTCTCTTTTAATTCCCTTCCGCTCAACTTATCCAACCAATATAGCAGGCGGAGCGAAGAATGGTCGTCTTCGTCGGTAGTATCCATAACCATGCCCGTAGCCACCGTAGCCACCGTATCCACCATATCCACCATATCCACCGTAGTGGGCATGGCTATCCTCCGCCGTAACCACCGTATCCTCCGTATCCTAATCCACCGTATCCGCTGTACGGACCTATTAAGCCAACTTCAAATCCAATCTGTGGCACAGGATTTGACTGTGTCGGTACAACATTAAGGCTCAGGATTACAGTAAGAATCCCCAACAACACGACGCActtcattttgtgttttaggAAAAAGTTCACTCCAGACAATTGCTTTCCGAACTCTTCAATAATCCGGTTGTAAGCCGAATGAAATCGGCGAAAACACCGGAACAGGATTTAAATAGCCAAGCCGAGATGAGAGAAGCGTTAATTTTCACTCAAGCAAATCGTCGTAACAGGCTTTACAAACACGCTTCCGAAAACATACACGACAGAGACGATGAGATGGCTTGCCACGAGGCATGTTGGTGCTAATAACGATTTATCTGGATGATGAGAATGTCGAGGAAGGGAAGCTTGCTGGGAAGCGTGAAACGACAAAGTTCCGAGATGAAGAGCGTAATGCGCCATTTGTTTATCGAAACTCATCATTCTGTGCAGTGATGTTAGTCGGAGATGTTGACAAACGCATCGGGAATTCGGCTTCCGTAGTATCCTTCATATCGTTGAAAGATAAACCCTGTAAGTAAAACTCAATTGAAttacaataaacaaaattccTGCGCTGGATTGCATACCTGGTATACTACGGTAACGAGTATCATCGTATCGAACTCCAACACCGAATCCGCCCCCGGGAAATGACAAGAACGGTGATCTACGTTCTCGTACAACGTTCCCTCTCTCGTGTGCGATCGCGGCAAGTTGATCCTCTCCAATCACTACATCAAACACTAGAACCACAAGCAAACAGTGTACCGCGGGTTTCATCCTGCGTGTTAAGCTTTTAATCGTTTCGCAGCTCGCAAAGTACTGTAGGTTGCTACTGTCAGCAGCTTCCCTAGAACCTCTCTGGTCAAAGGAATCAGTGTGCAAACAACGgcgaaaatcaaacacatttgTGTCGTCTAGCATCACAGCTCGTGTAGATtttcaaaatgcaaaaagtaaATATGCACACAAGTGAAGCGCGGTAGAACTATTGAAAGCTGCTGAACAGGTTTCGCGCCAAAAGATTTGTGGCAAGATGAGAACGAGGGTTATGTTCGGAAGTAAGCGTTTTGCAGTGAAGAAATGATAAAAAGAAACCGTTTCCTGCTGCAGTATTACTATTTTTTATCACTATTGATATGCAGCTTAAAAACCAGTTCAAGCCGAGAATGTTTCATCagtgctttttttattctcatattatttattattttaaatgtgcAAGGTGAAAAATTTGTGTTATGTTTGAAAAGCCTTTTGAGTGCTACAGTGATATTAACTTTGAAGCTTATAGGATTTAAGAACATTTGTTAAGTAGGACCATCACAATTTATGTGTCCCAAACTAATGAATCTAAATTgtgacttttttgaaattgtctTAACAATTATCTATTATCTAACACAGAGGAGTCCTACCTATTGTAAAGATCAAACCttatttatactttatactacTTTTAAAGGTCCTAAAAAGTCGTCAAACTTGCACGACttcacaacatgcccgtcgtgagtTCAAGTCTAGAATGGACATACCCCCTGTAGCTGCTGCGTGCTACTAAAAAAGGCTCAAAATCCTGTGTATACCGGGCAGGTGCACGTAGAACGTTACTCCAAGTAGTTGCAGTAGGTAGCAAATGATAAGGATAGTAAAAtggaattaaattcaaatcatAACGATATAAATCAATCGAAATATTCTCGTTCTACATTAGACTTTGACATAGCACGATTatgaattattataaaatgcaAGATAAATATGCAGGCAGTTTATGCCTGTATGCGTTAACGACGAATCAGCTGGCCTCTAAATAATTTGGCCTTGACAATTAAGAAGCACGGTTATATTTATGTATCAAGCATACGCAAAAAAGCGTACCGCTGTACAAAATctctattataaaattctagtaaaggctgatcagcgttactttccAGCGGTAGCTTGGATGTTTTATGATTAGTTTACATCCATACAATGGCAACCACATTGACTATAGAAAATGCAACGCCGACTTAGTTTTTAGTGCTTTGAAAGGTATGGAGAAGAAGATTTTGCTATATATAGGCTTAATTTTTGGTCTAAGCATAGGTAAAGAATGTTTTCAACGACGTGTAAGTTAAGTTTTTCAAAAAGTGGCCCAAAGAACTGTCCAGCAAGACCCAACGTCAAAATATAGGTGACATACTTTAGGTGGCCGCCACTGTAAATCAGGATGCATGAAAACGTAGCGAAAAcattcacacaaaaaagtaactGAAACAATAACCTTCTTTAAGGAGTAACGggtcatgccggcctatacaggcttttgaTACTTATTACCAtttagccggatagtcaatccttgcttaGGGCGACGGTCAATgggatgggcatgttgttaagacgATCGAGTTGACGATAGTACTGCGGGACTCGATCcaacaagaaataaaaataggaaaactgGACTGAATGGTTCCATTAGTGAGTCAGATTGAGGTACTATGCAGGTCTCGAAATATAAAAGGAAGCAGTATCAGGCCCCGAAGTCAGGATCTTTTCCATAACTGATATGGAATCTTAATCAGTTAAAGGATCAGTGTGGAGTTCACTTCCAGTACCGGAAGGTATAAGTTGCAGGATCTGCATGGGGTCAGGATCAATTTCAGGACCGTTATGGGTTCAGTGTAAGTTCTGGTGTGGGTTCGGGATCAATTCCAAGGCCGGTACGCTTTTTGGAACTTTTATGCCGGTATATATACAATTTCAGTACCGGTAGGCTAAATGTATCAATAGTTGTGCAATTTGTAGGGGTACAGATGTGCTTtaaccgcgcggctacacgaggtgaaatatacagcgaaatgaactatttgacaggcgaaatatctgacggataaagcatcacagcagccagctgatgtgcaatgtaaacaaatgacgtgcacaaaatcgtaattaAATCCATTGAATAACTTCAATATCGAGTACTTCGTCAATTTTCAGTCAACagttcataatttcttccaattagggaatgttcagcttaagaagatattatttttaatagaatttcgaaagcggatgttgtgttTCCCCCAACCCTTAAGCCgtacctgtcagatatttcacctgtcaaatagttcatttcgctgtatatttcacctcatgtagccgcgcggtaatAGATTTAATGTGTTAGGAAGTgaaaattttaacacatagcaattggaacatgttttattttcgcaatcacaaccatttttaccatcaaaatcaacaaatttacaaaaaatgcatatttttgtgacGACTTCGTTGTATTTATAATGGTGATATGGTTCCGAAAGTCATCGTATTGTGTTATTATAGtgttggtaaacaaagatacctCAAAAACTCTGTATAATATATGTGgcacttag
Protein-coding sequences here:
- the LOC121601196 gene encoding Bardet-Biedl syndrome 2 protein-like, which encodes MLTLHNVADEEMNALLTQKQKLLLELKHYENNIKYNKEILSNTSESNLVQSVPDNVGIIPSNTRLQIGISTSYDSNDMNIDITVSTNNSTTIRGVLIFADQLFKEESLIAHLTKDVSRILIPLKTLKDNAQDIHIKAFVGYPSSVQFHVFELTRQLPKFAMYTIPHNLTGSPKSVYEVKII
- the LOC121601197 gene encoding Bardet-Biedl syndrome 2 protein homolog codes for the protein MDISTKPVFSFSLNYKVFEKLVTCGKYDGIHSCLTMVTTADKILIHTPHKRYGLQNSKLSISEIKNDIALLNMNFPIRAIVAGRLKKDDERDVLVIGSPSHVLAYHVDENCNMFQRDFHEGVRSAVIGGYANQPGNTLIVGGNGTYMGQCFAFQCIF